A section of the Saccopteryx leptura isolate mSacLep1 chromosome 6, mSacLep1_pri_phased_curated, whole genome shotgun sequence genome encodes:
- the MPLKIP gene encoding M-phase-specific PLK1-interacting protein isoform X1, with protein MHRPNFRPSTPPYPGPGVGAWGSGSSFRGPPSGGGPRPPSPRDGYGSPHHTPPHHTPPYGPRYRPYGSSHSPGHGGSFPGGWSGSPYPGGYAGSYSRSPAGSQQQFGYSPGPQQTHPQGSPRTSTPFGSGRGREKRMSNELENYFKPSMLEDPWAGLEPVSVVDISQQYSNTQTFTGKKGRYFC; from the exons ATGCACCGACCGAACTTTCGACCTTCGACTCCTCCTTACCCCGGCCCTGGTGTAGGAGCCTGGGGTAGCGGGAGCAGCTTCCGGGGTCCCCCGAGCGGAGGCGGACCACGGCCGCCCTCCCCTCGGGACGGGTACGGCAGCCCGCATCACACGCCGCCGCACCACACGCCGCCGTACGGGCCCCGGTATAGGCCCTACGGGAGCAGCCACTCGCCGGGACACGGCGGCAGTTTCCCCGGGGGCTGGTCCGGGTCTCCGTACCCTGGCGGCTACGCTGGCTCCTACTCCAGGTCCCCCGCGGGGTCCCAACAGCAATTCGGCTACTCCCCAGGGCCGCAGCAGACCCACCCCCAG ggtTCTCCAAGGACATCTACACCTTTTGGATCAGGGCGtggtagagaaaaaagaatgtctAATGAGTTGGAAAACTATTTCAAGCCTTCAATGCTTGAAGACCCTTGGGCTGGCCTAGAACCAGTATCTGTAGTGGATATAAGCCAACAATACAGCAATACTCAAACATTCACAGGCAAAAAAGGAAGATACTTTTGTTAA